In Trichocoleus sp., the DNA window TTTTAGTTTTAGGCAGGCAAGAAACCATTCGATTTACCCACTACGAAAGGCATTATGAAGAACTGGTGAAAGCAGAAAAGATCTATCGGAGGCGCGACTAGTGGCGTTTGAACTGGTGGCGATCGGTACATCACTGGGGGGGCTGACTGCCCTAAAAACAATCCTGAAAGATTTGCCCGCAGGGTTTGCTGCCGCAATTGCGATCGTGCAGCACCGCCACAAAGAATCAGACTACAGCTTATGTGCCTTTCTGCAACAGTTTACGGTGTTGCCCGTGTACGAAGTGGAGGATAAGCAGCGCATTCTCCCCGGACATATTTACATGGCTCCGGCAGATTACCATTTGATAGTTGAATCTGGCTATTTCTCGCTCTCCATTGATGACCCCGTTTCCTACGCGCGTCCTTCGATTGATGTCTTGATGGAAACAGCAGCGGATGCTTATGCAGAACAGGCGATCGGGGTAATTTTAACGGGTGCAAATCAAGACGGCGCCCAAGGACTATTTGCACTCAAAGCAAGAGGAGGAGTGACGATCGTTCAACAGCCTGAGACGGCGGAAAGCCCTGTTATGCCCAGTGCTGCCATTGCTGGGGTTGCAGTCGATCGAATTTTGCCACTCTCGCTGATCGGAGGCTATTTAGCAGATTTAGTCGGTAGTAGCAGGGAATAGGAATCAGGCGTCAGGACTCCCTGCGGTCAGAATTTGGCGAGTGGTGAGGGCAAGGTTGCTAAATTGGGGAGAGTGGATGCGATCGGTGCTGCTAGAGAATTTACTTTCTTTGTAGCCGGATTCTGTCAGTTCCAGGATCAATACTGTATTTTGCTGCGGGTCGATGATCCAATATTCGGGAATGGCTCGATCTTGATACTGCGATCGTTTGGCAATGTAATCTCGATCGCGCTGAAGCTCTCCAGGGCTGACAATTTCAATCACCAGGGCAGGCGGAGCCATGAACAATCGTAGGGTATTGCGTCGCCGTAGTTGTTCGATGTGCTCGTCTTGAATAATTGTCAGATCAGGATATCGGTTGCGCGGTTCGCCTCTCACTTCAAGTTCTAGCCCATGCCCTCGAAGCCTGCGATGCCCAACTAGGGGTAGGAACACTGAAAATAAAAAATTTGCAATTTCAATGTTCAACCCTGATTCTGGCGGCACTTCAACCAATTCCCCGTTAAATAGTTCATACAGATTTTCTGTCCCATCGTCGTAGGACAAATATTCCTCAAAACTCTGGAATCGCTGTTTCGCCTGAATCATGCTGGGTCACTCGCGTCACTCGATCGCCGCCTCGTTGCTTTCATTCTAGAGGCTCTGACTTGAATCAAAATTAAGGATTGGGCAAGCTGAGAATTTAGCAAGCAAACTGATTCGATCGCATTCAGCAATAGCGTTGAGCTAATTTGTGTTGCAACAGCAGTGCTGCGTGAGGTCATCATTACTCCAGCAAAAGCTGCCAGTATTGAAGCCAGCACAAACACCGTCATTTTCATCTGAACAACGCTGATGTCCATTCAGATGAGCGTTCTCACTCGTCCCACAAGGGATTTAATTCATGCTCCAGAGCAAGTTCATTTTGACCAGAAAACACCTATCAAAAGACATAAATTTAGATACAACAAAAACTTAAAGTCGTTCCCGAACTGCTTCATCGGTTTCAATCTGCTTCCTGCCCTCAGTCCCTCTCTGCGATCGCCTTGTCCCTCAGCCCCTTATCTTGCCTGTCTTGCATCGTCCTTATTCTCTCTTTCCCCTGACATGGCAACTTACATGGCAAAATTTTAGATAACGTGAAGAAAGCGTAACTCGTAGATTCCCAATGACTGCAACGATTCCAACCCTAGCCAGCCAGTATGATCCCTTTGCCACCGAAACAAAGTGGCAGAAGAGTTGGGAAGCAAACCAGGTTTTCAAGGCAGACCCCGATCGGGGTGGAACTCCCTACTGTATTGTGATTCCGCCGCCCAACGTCACGGGTAGCCTGCATATGGGGCACGCCTTTAATACGACGCTAATGGATGTGCTGGTGCGCTATCACCGGATGCGGGGTGACAATACGCTCTGCCTGCCCGGAACTGATCATGCCAGTATCGCAGTCCAAACGATCTTGGAGCGGCAATTGCGCCAGGAAGGCAAAACCCGCAATGACCTGGGACGAGAGCAGTTTCTCGAACGAGCTTGGCAGTGGAAGGCAGAATCAGGCGGAACGATCGTCGGTCAGCTTCGCTCGCTGGGGCTGTCGGCCGATTGGACGCGGGAACGCTTCACAATGGACGCCACCCTTTCTAAGGCAGTGGTAACCGCCTTTACTCAGCTTTATGAAGAAGGGCTGATCTATCGCGGCAGATATCTGGTGAACTGGTGCCCGGCGAGTCAGTCGGCAGTTTCTGATCTAGAAGTCGAAAATCAAGAAGTGAATGGCAATTTGTGGCACTTCCGCTATCCGTTCACCGATGGGTCAGGCTTTGTGGAAGTGGCAACGACCCGCCCAGAAACGATGCTGGGAGATACGGCAGTTGCAGTCAATCCAGAGGACGATCGCTACAAGCATCTCATTGGCAAAACGCTGATGCTGCCGATCATGAATCGGGAAATCCCGATCATCGGTGATCCATATGTCGATGCCAGCTTTGGAACGGGCTGTGTCAAGGTAACGCCTGCTCATGATCCAAACGACTTCGAGATGGGAATGCGGCATAGCCTGGAGTTCATCAACATTCTGAATAAAGACGGCACGCTGAATGAAAATGCCGGAGACTTCCAGGGACAGGATCGCTTCGTTGCCCGTAAAAATGTGGTGAAGCGACTTGAGGAAGAAGGCTTTCTGGTGCGTGTTGAAGACTATAAGCACACAGTCCCTTACAGCGATCGAGGCAAAGTTCCGGTCGAGCCGCTCCTCTCAACTCAGTGGTTTGTCAAAATTAAGCCACTGGCAGATCAAGCACTCGATTTTCTGGATAATCAGCACGAACCTGTTTTTGTACCCGAACGCTGGAACAAGGTCTACCGCGATTGGCTAGTCAGCCTCAGAGATTGGTGCATCTCGCGCCAGCTTTGGTGGGGGCATCAGATCCCGGCTTGGTATGTGGTGAGTCAGACGAATGGCGAAATCACTGACAATACACCTTTTGTTGTGGCTGACAACGAAGCCGAAGCCTGGGACAAAGCCAAAGCTCAGTTTGGCAACGAGATTCAGCTAGAGCAAGACCCGGATGTGCTCGACACCTGGTTCTCCTCTGGTTTATGGCCCTTCTCCACAATGGGTTGGCCCGAACAAACAAAAGACCTGGAACTCTACTACCCCACCTCAACTCTTGTCACGGGCTTTGACATCATCTTTTTCTGGGTGGCGCGGATGACCATGATGGCAGCCCATTTTACTGGAGAGATGCCCTTCAAGACGGTTTACATCCACGGCTTGGTGCGGGACGAAAACAATAAGAAAATGTCGAAGTCTGCAAACAACGGCATCGATCCCCTGACGCTGATTGCTAAATATGGCACTGATGCGCTGCGCTATACCTTGATTCGGGAAGTTGCCGGAGCCGGACAAGACATTCGTCTGGAATACAACCGCAAAACCGACGAATCAGCCTCAGTCGAAGCGTCGCGCAATTTCACGAACAAACTGTGGAATGCCTCTCGCTTTGTGATGATGAACCTGGATGGGCAGACC includes these proteins:
- a CDS encoding chemotaxis protein CheB, whose translation is MAFELVAIGTSLGGLTALKTILKDLPAGFAAAIAIVQHRHKESDYSLCAFLQQFTVLPVYEVEDKQRILPGHIYMAPADYHLIVESGYFSLSIDDPVSYARPSIDVLMETAADAYAEQAIGVILTGANQDGAQGLFALKARGGVTIVQQPETAESPVMPSAAIAGVAVDRILPLSLIGGYLADLVGSSRE
- a CDS encoding Uma2 family endonuclease; its protein translation is MIQAKQRFQSFEEYLSYDDGTENLYELFNGELVEVPPESGLNIEIANFLFSVFLPLVGHRRLRGHGLELEVRGEPRNRYPDLTIIQDEHIEQLRRRNTLRLFMAPPALVIEIVSPGELQRDRDYIAKRSQYQDRAIPEYWIIDPQQNTVLILELTESGYKESKFSSSTDRIHSPQFSNLALTTRQILTAGSPDA
- a CDS encoding valine--tRNA ligase, translating into MTATIPTLASQYDPFATETKWQKSWEANQVFKADPDRGGTPYCIVIPPPNVTGSLHMGHAFNTTLMDVLVRYHRMRGDNTLCLPGTDHASIAVQTILERQLRQEGKTRNDLGREQFLERAWQWKAESGGTIVGQLRSLGLSADWTRERFTMDATLSKAVVTAFTQLYEEGLIYRGRYLVNWCPASQSAVSDLEVENQEVNGNLWHFRYPFTDGSGFVEVATTRPETMLGDTAVAVNPEDDRYKHLIGKTLMLPIMNREIPIIGDPYVDASFGTGCVKVTPAHDPNDFEMGMRHSLEFINILNKDGTLNENAGDFQGQDRFVARKNVVKRLEEEGFLVRVEDYKHTVPYSDRGKVPVEPLLSTQWFVKIKPLADQALDFLDNQHEPVFVPERWNKVYRDWLVSLRDWCISRQLWWGHQIPAWYVVSQTNGEITDNTPFVVADNEAEAWDKAKAQFGNEIQLEQDPDVLDTWFSSGLWPFSTMGWPEQTKDLELYYPTSTLVTGFDIIFFWVARMTMMAAHFTGEMPFKTVYIHGLVRDENNKKMSKSANNGIDPLTLIAKYGTDALRYTLIREVAGAGQDIRLEYNRKTDESASVEASRNFTNKLWNASRFVMMNLDGQTPAQLGFPDPADLELSDRWILSRYHQTIRQTCANIDAYGVGEAAKGLYEFIWGDFCDWYIELVKSRLQQQGSASRRVAQQVLAHVLEGTLRLLHPFMPHITEELWHTLAQAGDDQYLALQIYPSVDPTLVDLELEQQFDLIIGTIRTIRNLRAEADIKPGVKVQTILETEDDRERHILAAAQPYIQDLGKVEQLTLTQPKPLVPVAPMSRMAQTAQPLAVAQKSDRYQRAAVNLGLIFVLIVLLKVVYAVVSEINSLLLLAPLFKLIGFGYSTWFASKNLLWAEKRRVLADQLQAVTAEAFGQFEEVVDSIVEPDAPSDRLVAAPSAPLDGKMIAGVVGTVQVLIPLAGVVDIEAMRSKLQRDLNKVEAEITSLSQRLGNSKFVDKAPADVVQGARDALTEAEKQAEILRDRLVAL